The Gillisia sp. Hel_I_86 genome has a segment encoding these proteins:
- a CDS encoding flavohemoglobin expression-modulating QEGLA motif protein, whose product MVSDLTEISELSEKSIKLILTIVENEIEINATLPGGGVLHIEKELPYLIIYRKVPNDPETYRMVISESSYLIIGNEDFNGYQKLLLELSNLLSTKFKSYLLLELYAGVQKSSSFVLKGPEKKLPTTLKVLKEELDAINTLFSGLYLKTEIKDTPHRQAAGQKELLSIEEAKQSGALLLGMEIPPIYRDETFKTYPVFFRNFRDFINRAMHTAIFDYIRVQTSCGVASINVLGRKYLKDKVFEIDKKLAEIETSYQFLWLVSPVNINEIKKTFLESKYEKLLDYHYRLLPIDPDVLKRKLYNLKIEDIDDPAMSYLFREKREELDQQINMLSERGTKNFLYDSLRLYQGIDPHLCSEAKQILEEIPEEVENTIPNTLLDSKAFSSLARKEFDFFRNQDENFKCKVHIRKDVNIMMVSQGELYIPEDYKLSEVDAKGLIQHEVGTHVLTYHNGLQQPLKQLSIGLADYDPLQEGLAVMSEYLVNALTPNRFRTLAGRVIAGEAVKEGAGFQEIFRLLTATYNFSPERAFNITSRIMQGGGFLKDIIYLKGLVDLRKYLQEGGDYEPLLTGKFALKHTQIIAELTERNVLKKGALRPSYLLNEESTKRIKLIRDGLPISQMITK is encoded by the coding sequence ATGGTTTCAGACTTAACCGAAATATCAGAATTATCAGAAAAATCGATTAAGCTAATATTAACAATAGTTGAAAACGAAATTGAAATTAATGCCACGCTCCCGGGAGGAGGCGTTTTGCATATAGAGAAAGAACTTCCCTATTTAATTATTTATAGAAAGGTCCCAAATGATCCAGAAACTTATAGAATGGTCATTAGTGAGTCTTCGTATTTAATAATTGGCAACGAAGATTTTAATGGCTATCAAAAATTGTTATTGGAGCTATCCAATTTGTTATCCACAAAATTCAAGTCTTATTTATTATTAGAGCTCTACGCCGGAGTACAAAAGAGTTCAAGTTTTGTTTTGAAAGGACCAGAAAAAAAACTGCCCACTACCCTTAAAGTGCTAAAAGAAGAATTAGATGCCATAAACACACTTTTTTCTGGACTTTATTTAAAAACTGAAATTAAAGATACTCCTCATAGACAGGCAGCGGGACAAAAAGAGCTTTTAAGTATTGAAGAAGCCAAACAATCTGGAGCGTTGTTATTGGGTATGGAAATCCCGCCAATCTATCGGGATGAAACTTTTAAAACCTATCCTGTCTTCTTCAGGAATTTTAGGGATTTTATCAATAGGGCGATGCATACAGCAATTTTCGATTATATCCGGGTGCAAACATCATGTGGAGTAGCTAGTATTAATGTACTTGGCAGAAAATATTTAAAAGATAAAGTGTTCGAGATCGATAAAAAACTTGCAGAAATAGAAACCTCCTATCAATTTTTATGGCTGGTTTCCCCTGTAAACATTAATGAAATCAAGAAAACATTTCTTGAAAGTAAGTACGAGAAACTATTGGATTATCATTACCGATTGCTCCCGATAGATCCCGATGTACTTAAACGGAAACTGTACAATCTTAAGATCGAGGATATAGACGATCCAGCAATGTCTTATCTCTTTAGGGAAAAAAGAGAAGAACTAGATCAGCAAATTAACATGTTGAGCGAGCGTGGCACCAAGAATTTCTTATATGACAGTTTGAGGCTATACCAAGGAATAGATCCTCACTTATGCAGCGAGGCAAAACAAATTCTTGAAGAAATACCAGAGGAGGTAGAAAATACTATCCCCAATACATTATTGGATAGTAAAGCATTTAGCAGTCTTGCAAGAAAGGAATTTGATTTTTTTAGAAATCAGGATGAAAATTTTAAATGCAAGGTACACATCCGCAAGGATGTGAACATCATGATGGTCTCTCAAGGGGAACTCTATATTCCAGAAGATTATAAATTAAGTGAGGTCGATGCCAAAGGACTTATTCAGCATGAAGTTGGAACCCATGTGCTCACCTATCATAACGGTTTGCAACAGCCTTTAAAACAATTAAGTATTGGACTCGCAGATTATGATCCATTGCAAGAAGGTCTGGCTGTAATGTCAGAATATCTTGTAAATGCACTTACTCCAAACCGGTTTAGAACACTTGCAGGAAGGGTAATTGCAGGAGAAGCTGTTAAAGAAGGAGCGGGTTTTCAGGAAATTTTTAGGTTGTTAACGGCTACTTATAATTTTTCCCCGGAAAGAGCTTTTAACATCACTTCCAGGATTATGCAGGGCGGTGGTTTTTTAAAAGATATTATTTACTTAAAAGGATTGGTGGACCTTAGAAAATATCTCCAGGAAGGTGGAGATTATGAACCTTTGCTAACTGGAAAGTTCGCTTTAAAGCATACTCAAATTATAGCAGAGTTAACAGAACGAAATGTACTTAAAAAAGGAGCATTACGTCCAAGTTACCTATTAAATGAAGAATCAACTAAAAGAATCAAATTAATCAGGGATGGGTTACCCATCTCACAAATGATAACCAAATGA
- a CDS encoding DUF2892 domain-containing protein, translating into MINRYIRAIAGTFILISLILAVYVNINWLWFTAFVGANLLQSSLTRWCLMEKILKKLGIKDEGDSCCT; encoded by the coding sequence ATGATCAATAGATATATAAGGGCAATTGCCGGAACTTTCATTTTAATTAGTCTCATTTTGGCTGTTTATGTAAATATTAACTGGCTATGGTTCACGGCCTTTGTAGGTGCAAACCTTTTACAATCATCGCTTACCAGATGGTGTTTAATGGAAAAAATACTCAAAAAACTAGGTATCAAGGATGAAGGGGATAGCTGCTGTACCTAA
- a CDS encoding Lrp/AsnC family transcriptional regulator: MLDIIDQKIIAVLQLNSRASFVEIGKQIPLSASSVRERIQKLEELEIIMGYSLKLDHAKMGYGLQVFIMIKLFSGKLKSFMEAIDSFPEIKRASRITGSHNIHMKVVLKDQLHLQQFIDKLINYGEPTTHLILSELK, from the coding sequence ATGTTAGACATTATAGACCAAAAAATAATAGCGGTATTGCAACTAAATTCCAGGGCATCGTTTGTTGAAATTGGAAAACAAATTCCCCTTTCAGCTTCTTCTGTAAGGGAGCGTATTCAAAAATTGGAAGAGTTAGAAATCATAATGGGCTACAGTTTAAAATTGGATCATGCTAAAATGGGATATGGCTTACAGGTCTTTATTATGATAAAATTATTTAGTGGGAAATTAAAAAGTTTCATGGAAGCTATAGATTCTTTTCCCGAGATCAAAAGGGCTTCAAGAATAACTGGTTCCCATAATATACATATGAAGGTAGTTTTAAAAGATCAATTACATCTTCAACAATTTATAGACAAGCTTATAAATTATGGGGAACCCACTACACATTTAATACTTTCAGAGTTAAAATAG
- a CDS encoding Pycsar system effector family protein — protein sequence MEQTEPLIQEPRIKNRHTDDLIDHYWGSINYVTSLIKASELKAGLILTFYGILLNFIYQSWGVLILEVSNDLLFYILVGFWFCCTAASIFYSVRCFMPKIEGNYDKNIFFFGDVISKFGNIKQFAKTFYTVSLDEDQLFEQLGEQIYIISKIAAWKFRNVKRAILLLALGLFLLLVVAVYYILVTI from the coding sequence ATGGAGCAAACAGAACCATTGATTCAGGAGCCAAGAATAAAGAATAGGCACACCGACGATTTAATAGATCATTATTGGGGCAGTATTAATTATGTAACGAGCCTTATTAAAGCTTCCGAATTAAAGGCTGGTCTTATTCTGACCTTTTATGGGATCTTATTAAATTTTATTTATCAAAGTTGGGGCGTGCTTATACTGGAGGTTTCCAACGATTTGTTATTTTATATTCTTGTTGGTTTTTGGTTTTGCTGTACAGCCGCCTCTATTTTTTATAGCGTGAGATGTTTTATGCCAAAAATAGAAGGAAATTACGATAAGAATATTTTCTTTTTTGGAGATGTGATCTCTAAGTTTGGAAATATCAAGCAGTTCGCTAAAACATTTTATACAGTGAGCCTTGATGAGGATCAGCTTTTTGAACAATTAGGAGAACAAATTTATATTATATCAAAAATTGCTGCCTGGAAATTCAGAAATGTAAAAAGAGCCATCCTATTGTTGGCATTAGGACTTTTCTTGTTGCTCGTGGTTGCAGTATATTATATCCTTGTAACCATATGA
- a CDS encoding sulfite exporter TauE/SafE family protein, whose product MEIGLYLIVAIAIFFGFFVQTVIGFAGSLIALPILLLSAALPDAIAYISIFYIFSSFFLINKEWKNIDFSILSRLAIPTITGVVIGILVLAFTNPILLKKALGIFIILYVMYVSLIKADFQAGRKLVMSLGVLGGFFSGVFSTGGPLYVISVKNMAMDVKTFRATMIGIMGLITLVRIPMLSVSGILTLAHWKVALIIFPVFLLAQYMGKLVYSKINEFYFKKVLLVLLFFSGIVLVIN is encoded by the coding sequence ATGGAAATAGGTCTCTATCTTATTGTTGCAATAGCTATTTTTTTTGGCTTTTTTGTACAAACTGTTATAGGTTTTGCGGGCTCTTTAATTGCCCTCCCCATATTATTGCTTAGTGCTGCCCTTCCAGATGCTATTGCCTATATTTCCATATTCTATATTTTTTCAAGTTTTTTCCTTATAAACAAGGAATGGAAAAACATAGACTTCTCTATTTTATCTAGACTGGCAATTCCAACTATAACGGGAGTTGTAATAGGAATTTTAGTTCTTGCTTTCACCAATCCTATCCTTCTCAAGAAAGCCTTGGGCATCTTTATAATCCTATATGTTATGTATGTTTCTTTAATAAAAGCCGATTTTCAAGCAGGGAGAAAATTGGTTATGAGCTTAGGGGTTCTAGGAGGTTTTTTTTCAGGAGTGTTTTCTACTGGTGGGCCCTTATATGTAATATCTGTAAAGAATATGGCGATGGATGTTAAAACCTTTCGAGCCACGATGATAGGGATTATGGGCTTGATTACCTTAGTGCGAATTCCCATGCTAAGTGTGAGTGGAATTTTAACCTTGGCTCATTGGAAAGTAGCTTTGATTATCTTCCCGGTATTTCTTTTGGCGCAGTACATGGGGAAATTGGTGTACTCAAAAATAAATGAATTCTACTTTAAAAAAGTATTATTGGTATTGCTCTTCTTTTCTGGAATTGTACTTGTTATAAATTAA
- a CDS encoding efflux RND transporter permease subunit has translation MKDGLAGKIAKLFISSKLTVLLMIVFMVIGVYSSFLIPREEEPQIDVAMADIFVGYPGASPTEVESRIVKPLEKLVSNIPGVEYVYSTSSKEGAMVIVQFYVGEDIERSFVKLYNEMNKNMDQMPAGATMPLIKPRAIDDVPMLGITLWSETYDDFKLKQLADELTQEIEKVNQVSVTHKIGGRNRQLRVVLDKDKLAASGLDFLSVAEMIKANNQQMSSGSFDKGDTEFLVTTGNFLKSAADVENIVVGIQQNQPIYLKQVASIVDGPEISSNYVSFGFGGASENTTKYASEYPAVTISVAKRKGADAMKIADVIIDKIDHLRTNLIPDDVHVEVTRNYGETASQKVSELLMHLIGAIIAVTLVVMLAMGWRGGLVVFLSVPITFALTLLSYYLLDYTLNRITLFALVFVTGIVVDDSIIIAENMHRHFKLKRLPFKQAAIYAINEVGNPTILATFTVIASVLPMAFVSGLMGPYMSPMPIGASIAMILSLFVALTITPYLGYIFLREKQKKGKAPKPEKPLEETFIYRIYSKLETPLIENKKTRFWFLGITVVMLLVSVLMFFTKSVAVKMLPFDNKNEMQVVIDMPEGTTLERTAVVAREIGQYLSTQALVVNYQNYVGTSAPITFNGLVRHYDLRGGSNMADIQVNLIGKDERSEQSHDIAKQMRPHIQKIGEKFGANVKLVEVPPGPPVLSTIVAEIYGPDYDQQIAVAKQVENILNETQDVVDVDWMVEADQKEYQFVIDKEKAMRYGVAPQQIVYTMNMALSDRPVTNLYDENVTNQVGILLALDEKEKSTIQDISQLRIASKQGNMVSVGDLVTINESTRAKSIYRKNQKRVVYVLADMAGELESPVYAILGMTDKLNSIELPSGYNMNELYLEQPKFEDDFTVKWDGEWQITLEVFRDLGIAFLGVIIIIYILIVGWFQNFKAPIVMMVAIPLSLIGIVLGHWVLDAFFTATSFIGMIALAGIMVRNSVLLIDFVNLRTADGIPLKQAVIEAGAVRTTPILLTAGTVVIGAFVIIFDPIFQGLAISLMGGTIVSTVLTLLVVPLVYYMIERKNFKE, from the coding sequence ATGAAGGACGGATTAGCAGGCAAAATTGCCAAGTTATTTATAAGCTCAAAACTTACGGTGCTATTGATGATCGTTTTTATGGTTATTGGTGTGTACAGCTCGTTTTTGATACCGCGAGAGGAAGAACCACAAATTGATGTGGCTATGGCCGACATTTTTGTAGGCTATCCCGGTGCATCCCCCACTGAAGTAGAATCGAGGATTGTGAAACCTTTGGAGAAACTGGTTTCCAATATTCCCGGGGTGGAATATGTGTACTCTACTTCTTCCAAAGAGGGAGCTATGGTAATTGTTCAATTTTACGTGGGCGAAGATATTGAGCGTTCTTTTGTGAAACTCTACAACGAGATGAACAAGAATATGGACCAAATGCCTGCTGGAGCTACCATGCCACTTATAAAACCACGCGCAATCGATGATGTACCAATGCTTGGCATAACACTTTGGAGCGAGACCTATGACGATTTTAAACTGAAACAGTTAGCAGACGAGCTTACCCAAGAAATTGAAAAAGTAAATCAAGTTTCTGTCACCCATAAAATTGGTGGAAGAAATAGGCAGTTACGAGTAGTTTTGGATAAAGATAAATTGGCTGCAAGCGGACTGGACTTTTTGAGCGTTGCCGAAATGATAAAGGCTAACAATCAGCAAATGAGTTCTGGTAGTTTTGATAAGGGTGATACCGAGTTTTTGGTAACTACTGGCAATTTTCTAAAGTCTGCTGCAGATGTAGAAAATATAGTAGTTGGAATTCAGCAGAACCAACCTATTTATTTAAAGCAAGTTGCAAGCATTGTTGACGGCCCCGAAATTTCGAGCAATTATGTTTCCTTTGGATTTGGAGGCGCTAGTGAAAATACAACCAAATATGCTTCAGAATATCCTGCGGTAACTATTTCCGTAGCAAAAAGAAAAGGTGCAGACGCAATGAAAATTGCCGATGTTATTATCGATAAAATCGACCATTTACGTACCAACCTAATTCCTGATGACGTTCACGTGGAAGTTACAAGGAACTATGGGGAAACGGCGTCCCAGAAAGTTTCGGAACTTTTGATGCACCTTATTGGTGCCATCATTGCCGTAACTTTGGTTGTTATGCTGGCCATGGGCTGGCGTGGGGGTTTGGTGGTTTTCCTTTCGGTTCCCATTACCTTTGCATTGACGCTTTTAAGTTACTATTTGCTTGATTATACGCTAAACAGAATTACACTTTTTGCCCTGGTATTTGTTACAGGTATTGTGGTGGACGACTCCATAATTATAGCCGAAAATATGCACCGGCATTTCAAGCTGAAACGCTTGCCGTTTAAGCAAGCCGCTATTTACGCAATAAATGAAGTAGGAAATCCAACAATTTTGGCAACTTTTACCGTAATCGCTTCGGTATTGCCAATGGCATTTGTGTCTGGGTTAATGGGGCCTTATATGTCACCAATGCCAATTGGAGCTTCCATTGCGATGATACTATCTTTATTTGTGGCATTGACGATCACTCCATATTTGGGCTATATTTTCCTAAGGGAAAAGCAGAAGAAAGGAAAAGCTCCAAAACCAGAGAAACCTTTGGAAGAAACTTTTATTTACAGGATTTATTCAAAGCTGGAAACGCCCTTGATCGAAAACAAAAAGACACGATTCTGGTTTTTGGGAATTACCGTTGTAATGCTTTTAGTTTCTGTATTGATGTTCTTCACAAAATCGGTTGCCGTAAAAATGCTTCCTTTCGATAATAAAAACGAAATGCAGGTAGTGATTGATATGCCCGAAGGAACAACTTTGGAACGCACCGCAGTGGTTGCCCGTGAAATAGGACAATACCTTTCTACACAAGCGCTCGTGGTTAATTATCAAAATTACGTAGGCACTTCGGCGCCTATAACTTTTAACGGTTTGGTGCGCCACTACGACCTTAGGGGTGGTAGCAACATGGCGGATATTCAAGTGAATTTGATTGGTAAAGATGAGCGTAGCGAGCAAAGCCACGATATTGCAAAACAAATGCGTCCGCATATTCAAAAAATTGGGGAGAAATTTGGTGCAAATGTTAAGTTAGTGGAAGTTCCGCCCGGACCACCAGTATTATCAACGATTGTTGCTGAAATTTATGGACCAGATTATGACCAGCAGATAGCAGTTGCAAAACAAGTTGAGAATATCTTGAACGAAACCCAAGATGTAGTGGATGTGGATTGGATGGTGGAAGCCGACCAAAAGGAATATCAATTTGTAATAGACAAAGAAAAGGCGATGCGTTATGGCGTGGCTCCACAGCAAATTGTTTATACAATGAACATGGCGCTATCGGATAGGCCGGTAACCAATCTTTATGATGAAAACGTTACCAATCAAGTTGGTATATTATTGGCCTTGGATGAAAAGGAAAAATCCACGATCCAGGATATTTCACAGTTAAGAATCGCATCCAAGCAGGGCAATATGGTTTCTGTGGGCGATTTGGTAACTATTAATGAAAGCACCCGCGCAAAAAGCATTTATCGCAAAAATCAAAAGAGGGTGGTTTATGTCTTGGCAGATATGGCTGGAGAGTTGGAGAGCCCTGTATATGCCATTTTGGGAATGACAGATAAGCTAAACAGCATAGAGCTTCCCTCTGGATACAATATGAACGAACTCTATCTGGAACAACCCAAATTTGAAGACGATTTCACAGTGAAATGGGATGGAGAATGGCAAATTACTTTGGAAGTATTCCGAGATTTAGGAATTGCTTTCTTGGGAGTAATCATTATCATCTACATTTTAATTGTAGGTTGGTTCCAAAATTTTAAAGCGCCAATAGTGATGATGGTAGCTATACCATTATCATTGATAGGAATCGTGCTTGGACATTGGGTGTTGGATGCCTTCTTCACTGCAACTTCATTTATTGGGATGATTGCATTGGCAGGAATTATGGTGCGAAACTCGGTGCTTTTAATTGATTTTGTAAACCTTCGTACTGCAGATGGAATACCCTTAAAACAAGCCGTAATTGAGGCAGGAGCTGTGCGAACCACCCCTATTCTATTAACCGCGGGAACTGTTGTTATTGGTGCATTTGTGATTATTTTTGATCCAATTTTTCAAGGACTGGCCATTTCATTAATGGGTGGAACCATTGTTTCTACTGTGCTAACACTACTTGTGGTGCCCCTTGTTTATTATATGATCGAACGTAAAAACTTTAAGGAGTAA
- a CDS encoding glutathione synthetase — translation MKICFVVNGIDTETCGTTVYIMFEALKRKHEVHMMGVGDFNFKHDETISINSVSISKNGDPKTPEEYLELLQSDKAKKKTILANDLDVLFIRNNPTEEGGSRQWAEQAGVAFGRMIQQEGVLVLNDAYALSNAFIDKLYFEELPSSIKPASIITRKKEDIINFFETHKKKMVLKPLEGSGGRDVYLIDKNEKNLNQIIENITQQGYVIAQEFLPAVKDGDVRVLLMNGRVMEKDGTYGIIRRVAGEGEFRSNFSQGASADSSPLTDAMKKIIDITAPKLIRDGLFFVGLDIVKDKLIEINVLSPGGLDHFKDIGLPDFSDVIVKSIEKKVEYKRLYGNSISNRELATMA, via the coding sequence ATGAAAATATGTTTTGTAGTAAATGGTATAGATACAGAAACTTGTGGCACCACAGTTTATATTATGTTTGAAGCTTTAAAAAGAAAGCATGAAGTGCATATGATGGGGGTTGGGGATTTTAACTTTAAACATGATGAAACCATAAGCATCAATAGTGTGTCCATATCCAAAAATGGAGATCCAAAGACCCCGGAAGAATATTTGGAATTGTTGCAAAGTGATAAGGCTAAAAAGAAGACGATTTTGGCAAACGATCTGGATGTGCTGTTTATAAGGAACAATCCTACGGAAGAAGGTGGTTCCAGACAATGGGCAGAACAAGCGGGAGTTGCTTTTGGAAGAATGATCCAGCAAGAAGGCGTGTTGGTTTTAAATGATGCCTATGCCCTATCCAATGCATTTATTGATAAACTTTATTTTGAAGAGCTTCCCAGCAGTATTAAACCAGCTTCAATAATTACCAGAAAAAAGGAAGATATTATAAACTTTTTTGAAACTCATAAAAAGAAAATGGTTTTAAAGCCTTTGGAAGGTTCTGGAGGCCGGGATGTGTATTTGATAGATAAAAACGAAAAAAACTTAAATCAGATTATAGAAAACATCACCCAGCAGGGTTACGTGATCGCTCAAGAATTTCTTCCCGCAGTTAAGGATGGTGATGTCCGTGTTTTGCTCATGAACGGTCGGGTAATGGAAAAAGATGGGACTTACGGTATAATTCGTCGGGTTGCCGGCGAAGGGGAATTTAGAAGCAATTTTTCTCAAGGAGCCTCTGCAGATAGCAGTCCACTTACTGATGCTATGAAAAAGATCATAGATATCACCGCTCCAAAACTAATTAGGGATGGTTTGTTTTTTGTTGGCTTGGATATAGTAAAAGATAAATTAATCGAGATCAATGTATTAAGCCCGGGAGGTTTGGACCATTTTAAAGATATAGGTTTGCCAGATTTTAGTGACGTAATCGTAAAATCTATCGAGAAAAAAGTGGAGTATAAAAGATTATATGGTAATTCGATTTCCAACAGGGAATTAGCGACCATGGCATAA